A single genomic interval of Candidatus Methanoperedens sp. harbors:
- a CDS encoding AbrB/MazE/SpoVT family DNA-binding domain-containing protein — MEARKVYVSGGSTYVISLPKKWVKKTNLKPGDSVVVTEHGSSLLIETSVIEKESRTKEIKISQITSSEALERILIAFYLVGYDTIKIKLDRKDHLAYRESIRNILDYMIGVEIVEDTNEAMTLEIMLDYKRMSTMQILQRMFSIDRSMLLDLGKALKNMDIGLAKDIIVREKEIDRLYFLVVRQLKSAVEYQQIAEKLGIESQRDCLGYRIVVKVLERIADHIENIAKSYIKLFEVQKETQLNDFIDLNNNVIATFEKAVQALFTRNDEMAETVFHELKKVEKSQSDISKGLFKIEDIQAAILVKTMLDSMGRIASYSGDIAEVAINMSTEVS; from the coding sequence ATGGAAGCACGTAAAGTTTACGTAAGCGGCGGTTCGACCTATGTAATTTCACTGCCCAAAAAATGGGTTAAGAAGACTAACCTGAAGCCGGGAGATTCGGTTGTGGTTACGGAACATGGCAGTTCATTGCTGATCGAGACCAGTGTAATTGAAAAAGAGTCACGAACGAAAGAAATTAAAATCTCACAAATAACATCAAGCGAAGCCCTTGAACGGATATTAATCGCTTTTTATCTGGTGGGTTATGATACAATCAAGATAAAGCTGGACAGGAAGGATCATCTTGCATACAGAGAGAGTATTCGGAATATTCTGGACTATATGATAGGTGTGGAAATAGTCGAGGATACCAACGAAGCAATGACGCTTGAAATAATGCTTGACTACAAACGTATGAGTACAATGCAGATACTCCAGCGAATGTTCTCCATAGACAGGTCGATGCTTCTTGATCTTGGCAAGGCTTTAAAAAACATGGATATCGGGCTGGCAAAAGATATAATAGTAAGAGAGAAAGAAATCGACAGGCTCTATTTTTTGGTTGTAAGGCAACTTAAGAGTGCTGTAGAATACCAGCAGATAGCGGAAAAACTTGGGATAGAATCTCAAAGGGATTGCCTCGGGTACAGGATAGTGGTAAAAGTTCTTGAAAGAATTGCTGACCACATAGAAAACATAGCAAAAAGTTACATCAAGTTATTTGAGGTTCAAAAAGAAACGCAACTGAATGATTTTATAGATCTTAACAATAATGTAATTGCGACTTTCGAAAAAGCAGTTCAGGCATTATTTACAAGAAATGATGAAATGGCTGAGACAGTTTTTCATGAACTGAAAAAGGTTGAAAAATCTCAATCCGATATTTCAAAAGGATTATTCAAGATAGAAGATATTCAAGCAGCTATTTTAGTGAAAACGATGCTTGACAGCATGGGGAGAATAGCGAGCTACAGCGGGGATATCGCAGAGGTAGCTATCAATATGTCAACAGAAGTATCTTGA